The Catellatospora citrea DNA segment CTTCGGTGCAGGTGTGGCAGCGGTTGAAGACGCGCTCGGTTGGGCCGGCGATGACCGGGACGATCTTGTGCCCGTCTTCGTTGACCGGGTGCTGGTAGATGACCGTGTCACCGCGGCGGTCCTCGGTGAGCGCGAGGCGGCACGTCGCGCAGGCAGTCAGAGTTGCGAGGTTCATGCGGCGCCCACCGCACGACGGCTGTGGCGGAGGTCGCGCAGACGTGAGCCTCGCCGGTGCTGCCGGTCGGGCATGGTCATGCCGGGCGTGTAGAGGATGTGCCGGTTCCCGCCCTGGTTTTTGGCGTGGTACATAGCCGTGTCGGCCTGGTGCAGGGCGGTGTCTTCCAGCGGCTCGGTGTTGCCGACGATGGCGATGCCGATGCTGGCGGTGACGGCGACCATGACGGGGCCGGTGTCGGTGTCGACCTTGACGGGCTCGGCGAGGGCGTTCGTGAACCGGTCGGCGAGGTCGGTAATGGCCTGGTCGCGGACGGGCAGGATGGCGGCGTACTCGTCGCCCGACAGGCGAGCGGCGCTGCCGCCGTTGGCGTCGGCGAGCCGGGCCAGCCGGTCGGCGGTTTCGATCAGCAGGTCGTCGCCGGTGCCGTGCCCGTAGGCGTCGTTGACCTCTTTGAAACCGTCGAGGTCGAGCAGCATGACGATGATCGGCTGCGGCTGGCCGGTTGCGGCGGCGTGGACGGAATGAAGGCCGGTGCGGTTGAGCAGTCCGGTGAGCGGGTCGTGGGCGAGCTGCCAGACGGCGTCGACCAGCTCGGCGCGCAGCTGCGCGACGGTGGACCAGGCGGCCAGGCAGCCCAGGCCGAAGCCGACACAGGCTCCGGCAGCGAAGGTGAGCGCCGCACAGATGGTGGCGATCACCAGGATCGTGGTGAACACTGAACTCTCCAATGCAAGTTGGAGAACCCGGAACGCGAACGTTTCGTAGGCGGTGCGTTCCGGGTTCTGAACTGACGACGGCCCGCCTTCTGGCGGGCCGTTTTCGTGCTTCTGGCGCCGCCCGCGGGCGGCGCTCGGTGCGGTGCGTGTGTGAAGGAGGTCAGCGCGCCGTCGCCGGCGTGGTAGGGCGGTCGAGGTTCAAGACGGCACCTGCTCGGGCCGGTCATCGCCTCGCGCTGGAGCCGCCGCCGGGGTATGGCGAGCGGTATGGGTCGTCGGTGCGAGGCCACCGGCCGCGTACCTCGGTCGGCTCAGGCGGGGTGCCGGGTGGCCGGTGCTCGTAGCGTTCGGACTGCACCTGGACGTAGTCGACGCCGGAGGCGTACGGGATGTACCGGCCGCGCTGGATGGTGCCGCCGAGCCGGTCGCAGCAGGCCACGCTGACCGGGTACCAGCCGTTGGCGAATAGGCTGACCAGGTACCCGCAGGTCAGCGACAGCAGGAACACGCACATCCGGTGCAGCTGCCAGCCGTCCGGCGGCGGGACGTCCGGGCCAGAGCCGTTGCCGTTGCCGTTGCCAGGTGGCGCGCACGGGGCGCAGATCGGGCCTTGGTCGGGGTCGTATCCGGCGTCGCATTGCTCGCACACGATCAGCAGGCAGGAGCGGCATTCGCCGGAGGCGGTGGTCTGCAGGTCGGTGCCGCAGATTCCGCACGGGCCGCTCATGCAGGCGTCGTCGTGGTGGCCGGGCCGGTGGGTTAGGCAGGGGTGTCTACTCATCGCCGCTGCCTCGGGTGCGGCGGTAGACGGCCTCGGCGGTCAGCGGCGTGCCGGTCGGGTTGGCGGGTGTGGTGATCTGCCGCCAGCCGATGGACTCGCACGCCAGCCACGTCGTGATGCCGTCGGTGGTGATAGCGAGGACGTCGCCGGTCGACAGCGACCGGTGCCGCATGAGCCGGTAGACGGAGGCGATGAGGAAGTCGGCCTCGCCCTGCCGGGTGCCGCGGCCGGACTCCAGCATGTCGAGGTCGGCGTTGAACACGTGCCAAGCCCAGTCGGCGATCTCGTACGGGTCGGTGCCGGTGGGCCAGTGCCGCCAGTGAGAGATCACCTGCCGGAGCCGGTGGCCGTCCTCATACGGGAAGAACCGCGACTCAGCGTTGTGGTACATCGCGATTACGTGCAGATTCACGACCCGGCCCCCTCGGTGCCGGGGGTGATCAGCCGGACCTTCAGCAGCTGCTCGGGCAGGATCAGCGCCGCGAGCTGCCGGGTGAGCGGGTGCGTGAGGAGGTGGTATCCGCTCGTCCAGGCCAGGCTCCACGGTGATGCCGGCTTGCCGAGCCGCGACTCGGTGGTGGGGTCGCCGTGGAAGGAGAGGTCGAACTTGGCCAGCTGCTCGGCGAGCGGGGTGTGCTGGTGGTGGGTCATCTGCCCGGCCAGCATGGGGCAGGCGGCGGCGGAGTATGCGGCGCACTCGGGGTGCATGCCCGGCTCGTGGCTGGTCAGCTCGCGCAGGTCCATGTCGCGCATCGCGAACACGATCCGGTTGTCCAGGTCGGTGCCGCAGGTCTGGCACAGGTTCTCGGTGAACGCCTTGGTCTGGCGGTCCGAGTCGATGGCCCCGAAGCGCCAGCGCCCGTCGGGCAGTTGCAGGGTCGTGTAGGGGACGACAAGGCCGCCCATGGTGGGGCGGTCCAGGAGCCGGGGCGGGATGCCGGGGCTCGGGTCGTTGGTGTGCAACGGATTCTTCCTCTCGGGTTGGGTGGGAATCCGGGCACGGCTGTCGGCCGTGCCCGGATGGTGCGCGGGGTCGCGCGTTCGGCCGGGCGACGGCCGGGAAGTTGCGGTTGGTCGCGACGCGCGTAGCGCCACGGAGGAGGTCAGCGGTCAGGGACGGCTCGACGCGGTGTGCCGCCGTCTGGGTGGCTGACTAGTCGTTGGTGCTCGGCTGGAGCGTGATCGTCATCGGCTCGGCGTGTAGCCAGATCCGCGGTGCCGCCAGGTGGTCGAGGCAGACCCGCATGTCGCGGCGGATCTCGTCGGTGAGCGCGAGATTCAGATGGCCGGCGGTCCACGGCGGGAGAAGGCTGATTTGCACCGGCAGTCCGTGCAGGGTCGAGGTGAATGTGCTCTTCCAGCCCCACGGGCGCAGTTGTGCGTGTACGTCGGTGGCTGGTTCCAGCAGGGTGAGCAGGTTGTCGAGGTCGCGGCGGTCGAAGATGCCGTCGAACATGTTCAGCGCTAGCACGCCGCGCTCCCGTCATGCCCGCCTGCGAATTGGTCCAGCGGCCCGTGCTCTCCCTGGGTGCAAGCCCGGTGCGAGTAGCGCGCCTCGAACAGGTAGGTCCCCGCGTGCGGGGACTTGTAGAGCTTGCCGTCGCTGCCATGGAGCATGGGCGACTGCTCGGCGCGCCGCTGTCGGTCGGCCTGATATGAGGCGCATGTCTGGCAGGACGGTCCTGCATGTCCCGGCTCGACATCGTTGATCTGGCGCATGGCGAACGGCAGCTGCCATTGCCTCGGCGTAAGCGGGTGTTCGCTCATTGCATGGTCCATTCGGCAGTGGGGTTAGGGCATGTGCACGACGTGGGTCGTGCCGTCCGGCGCGAGGATGTGCAAGGTGCCGTTGGGGTGAGCGAAGGTGAGCAGGGTCGCGGCCAGGCGCAAGGTGGCGTTGATGACGTCGGTGCGGTTGTCGCCGGATGCCTTGGTGATCGCGTCGAGCGCGACGACAGTGCGGCCGGTGGCGTTGAACGTGATGCGGGTCAGGCCGCTGGTGACGGCGGTGTCGTCGCTGTCGGGCTGGCCGTTGCTGGAGGTCATGTTTGCTCCCAGGTTTGGGAAAGGCGCGCGTCCGCTGCCGGATCGCGCGCCTTTCTGGAGGGGTACAGGGTGAGTCCGCGCAGGGTGAAGTGGGCCTCCTTGAGGTGCCCGGCGCAGACCTCGCCGTTGGCGCCGGCGGTGCTGAGGCTGTCGGTGAGGGCTCGCAGCGCCGCGGCGGGGACCTCGGAAAGCTCGTCGAAGCCGCGGGCGGCGGCCCGCTCAGCGATGGACTGGACGATCTGGGTCAGGTGCGCCTGGACGAGGTTGAGGCCGTTCAGGAGGCGGATCAGGTCGGCCAGGTCGTGGCTGTTTCCGGTGTAGGTGAGGTTGGCGCCGAGGTGCTCAGCGGCCAGCAGCATCACGTGCACGGCGGCCACGGTCTTGGCCCGGCCGAGGTAGAAGTCGTAGCCGAACAGGTCGGCGACCTGTTCGATGGCGGCCTGGCCGTCCTCGTCGAGGCGCGGGGCGTCGGGCAGCTGGGCGAACCAGTCGCCGTCTGTCAGGTACCAGGTGGGCTTGAGCATGTTGTCCTCCACGGACATGAAGGAGGCGGCCACCGGGTGGTGACCGCCTGAAGGGATGGGGATACCGCGCCCCGATCGCACAGGCGACGGGGCGTGGGCTTTATGGGTGCCGGATCTTGGCTGGCGAGGGCGGCCGACCGTGGGCGGTGGGCGCGTTGCCGTCGCGGGAGGCGTCAGATCGGGGCACTAAAGAAATAAGGAGAACCTCCAGGCTATGTGCGCCGAAGCCTGGACAGGTGGTGTTGTCAGATCGGCTCGCCTGGCAGAACCTGACAGCTCGCCGGCGGGGTGGTTCTGTCAGGTTTCGCGGCGGTGCGGGACTGGTGCGGGACTTCGCCGCTCCGGTCGCGGCCAACAGCGGGACTGGTCCCGCTTCACAGCCGCCGGAGCGGGACCTCGAGCGGGACCCGTCCCGCCGCACGGTGACGCAGGGTCCCGCTGACCGGAACGCGGTCCCGCTCCGGATCGGCGGTGCGGGACCGGCTACGGCACTCGCAGACACCATGACG contains these protein-coding regions:
- a CDS encoding GGDEF domain-containing protein, whose amino-acid sequence is MFTTILVIATICAALTFAAGACVGFGLGCLAAWSTVAQLRAELVDAVWQLAHDPLTGLLNRTGLHSVHAAATGQPQPIIVMLLDLDGFKEVNDAYGHGTGDDLLIETADRLARLADANGGSAARLSGDEYAAILPVRDQAITDLADRFTNALAEPVKVDTDTGPVMVAVTASIGIAIVGNTEPLEDTALHQADTAMYHAKNQGGNRHILYTPGMTMPDRQHRRGSRLRDLRHSRRAVGAA